A genomic window from Ornithodoros turicata isolate Travis unplaced genomic scaffold, ASM3712646v1 Chromosome131, whole genome shotgun sequence includes:
- the LOC135372205 gene encoding baculoviral IAP repeat-containing protein 3-like has product MHSHIFRFGTGTVMMDAASEIRPELAYRSEDACGKKYSYPARPESYGNRVKEYAVLHTRPIHERYASFASRKSSFDLYPATAKGNTEKMAKAGFFYTGAQDRTTCFQCGNSLCSWSDEDDPLSEHARWYRDCPYVILQLGDEAIENISREHSNTLAERSLEERSKADRATEFLVVNLKSSYLVRRLILQGINPDIVELAIRARLNSTGLVDVLDEQDLRRALGEVVCLPQNVRTREVPKADTGDLSKCIICKTGDRHMIFLPCSHLVSCTGCATSSTVCPLCERKIATTREVFLA; this is encoded by the exons ATGCACTCACATATCTTTCGTTTTGGGACAGGCACTGTCATGATGGATGCTGCCTCTGAGATAAGACCTGAACTAGCCTACCGTTCAGAAGACGCCTGTGGAAAGAAGTACTCATACCCCGCACGTCCAGAATCGTATGGAAATCGCGTGAAAGAGTATGCTGTGCTCCACACCAGGCCCATACATGAAAGGTACGCGTCGTTCGCAAGCAGAAAATCATCGTTCGACCTTTATCCTGCAACTGCGAAGGGAAACACGGAAAAAATGGCAAAAGCTGGATTCTTCTACACTG GTGCTCAAGATCGCACAACCTGCTTTCAGTGCGGCAACTCCCTTTGCAGTTGGAGCGATGAGGACGACCCATTATCTGAACACGCCAGGTGGTACAGAGACTGTCCTTACGTCATTCTGCAGcttggtgatgaggctatcGAGAACATTAGTCGGGAACACAGCAATACACTTGCAGAG AGAAGCCTTGAAGAAAGGAGCAAAGCTGACAGAGCAACAGAGTTCTTGGTAGTGAACCTAAAATCATCATATCTTGTCCGCCGCCTGATTCTACAGGGCATCAACCCGGACATCGTGGAGTTAGCGATACGCGCAAGACTTAACAGCACGGGGTTGGTAGACGTGCTCGACGAGCAGGACCTACGGAGGGCGCTAGGTGAAGTCGTGTGTTTACCACAAAACGTCAGAACAAGGGAAGTTCCAA AAGCTGATACAGGTGACTTGAGCAAGTGCATCATCTGCAAGACAGGAGACAGACACATGATATTCCTTCCATGCAGTCATCTTGTCTCCTGCACTGGATGTGCCACATCCAGCACCGTCTGTCCCTTATGCGAGCGCAAGATCGCAACCACGAGGGAGGTTTTCTTGGCCTGA